The Clostridia bacterium DNA window TGTTCTCCGTCTCCTTCTATAAGGCCAAGCGCCTCGGTCATCTCTCGCACAAGATCTTCTGTATCTGCGCCGAAAAGCACGCGGTGTATCGGCTCGAAGACAAGCGCCTTCGAGTGAAGGTTCACCACTTCGACAAGCGCATACCTTGCGGGATGGCTGGCAGCCGCTTCGTTTCCTATTTCGGCCTTTAAGTTTTCGTAGCACTGCTTTGCCGTTGCAAGCGAATGGTTCCCGTCGCCCATTGCAAACAAAAGCACGCCCTTGTTTTTGGTGTTGTATTTCTTTTCAAACGTCTCCGGGTCGGCAAGCTTTGACAGAGCGGCCTCTATTCGTTCAGACTCGTTATCGTCTATAAGCCAGCCCTCGACCTTGCCGCCTTTTAACATGAGGTCGGTCGAGTACACTTTTTTGAGCGCGTTCTTTTTTTCCGCCAGCGGCTCTATAACGCTGCCGTCGGGGTCGTCTACGAGCACCATTATGTGCGGCGACTCAATGGAAGCGTTTTTTCTTATTTTTACGCGCGGCGGTATACGCTCCACCACCGTGCCTTCGGTGGCGCGCACAAGAGTTTCGGAGCCTTCCCGAAAATCGTATTCCTCGAGGTCGAGCGCGCCTATTATACCTGCGCGCACAGCGCCGGATTCGAGCGTGCGTTCCGTGTATATATAGCTTTGTTTGTATTCGGTGAAAATGTTCTTTTTAAGATACTTTTTCATCGTGCGGTTAATAAGCGAGATGCGCTCGTCTGCATTGTCGTCTTTTAAATATATCTCGGGGAAGGTTATATGAAAGGCGCTGGGGATCCCCTCGGTGTTTTTAGCCACCTCTTCCCAATATGCCGGCTCGGAGGTATACTGATCGCATGCCACGACGCACCACTTCTTTAGAAGGTCTTGCCTCGGCACAAGTATATCCGCGCGGGAAAAACCGATTTTAGTCATGATCTCTTATCTTCCTTTTTATGCGTTAAGTTATATGATATCATTTATATAATACATGATATCATAAAAAAAGTACATATGCACATAAAAAGTCGTTTCCTTGCATATATTAGCGGGGGTAACCCGGTGCTACTACTAAAGCAATAAAAATTTTTAGTAAAAAAAGCAGTATAATACTTGAAAAATAAAACCTATGGTTGTACAATATTCATATAAATTATAAAGGAGGATGTATTTACTATGACTCAG harbors:
- a CDS encoding DUF1015 domain-containing protein — translated: MTKIGFSRADILVPRQDLLKKWCVVACDQYTSEPAYWEEVAKNTEGIPSAFHITFPEIYLKDDNADERISLINRTMKKYLKKNIFTEYKQSYIYTERTLESGAVRAGIIGALDLEEYDFREGSETLVRATEGTVVERIPPRVKIRKNASIESPHIMVLVDDPDGSVIEPLAEKKNALKKVYSTDLMLKGGKVEGWLIDDNESERIEAALSKLADPETFEKKYNTKNKGVLLFAMGDGNHSLATAKQCYENLKAEIGNEAAASHPARYALVEVVNLHSKALVFEPIHRVLFGADTEDLVREMTEALGLIEGDGEQTFTYIINTEPHTVSITKPTSKLCVGSLQNFLDAYTAAHGGEVDYIHGKTVVRVHSKKPENVGFILPEVYKSDLFPTVIEDGALPRKTFSMGEAWDKRYYLECRRIK